TGGGTCATTTCCTCTCCTTCCTCATCTGTGAGTCCAAACCGCAGTTCTACGATCTTTCTCTCTCTTGGACTTAAACGGCTGATGGCTGTATTTAAAAGGTTCCGTTCCACCTCGGTTTCTAAATCCTTATAGATGACGTCTTCCTCTGTTCCGAGAATATCTGATAAAAGGAGCTCGTTCCCATCCCAATCCACGTTCAAAGGCTCGTCAATGGAAACCTCCATCTTGGTCTTGTTATTCCGGCGCAGGTACATGAGTATTTCATTTTCAATGCAGCGGGAGGCATAGGTGGCCAATTTAATGTTTTTATTTGGATTAAACGTATTGATTGCCTTAATGAGTCCAATGGTACCTATGGAAATTAAATCCTCCACCCCAACACTGGTATTATCAAACTTCTTCGCTATGTATACCACAAGACGGAGATTATGTTCAATCAACTCTGATTTTGCTCTCTGATCATCATCACTGCCAAGGAGCGCAATAATCTGTGCTTCTTTTTCATTGTCCAGAGGCGGAGGAAGAATATCAGCTCCTCCTATGTAATGAACCTCCCCCTTTGACGGCATCATCAATGTTTTAAATGTTGGAATTGCCTTAAACTGGAAACGGTTTGGTACGGATACTTTTATAATCATAGATACTCTCTCCTTTACTTCGTTCACTCACTCTTCATGCAGCAGCATCTGATATTCTCCATTTACGGATAATGTCTTTTTGCTTACGGCCACCAGAGGCCTTTCAATCACCTTCACTTCATCCCCTTGACGTACCTCCATCTCATCCAAAAAGATTCCGGGCAGCATGCCGTCACTTTTCCCAACGCTACCGTAGGGAATGTAGACGACCTCCGACACACTTTCGCAAAGCTCCCGGACAGCCTCATAAGTCACAACATGGACGGCCCGACGGCTTACCGGTTCATACAGTCTGTTTCCTGTATCAAGCAGAGCCGTTACTACCTTTTTCTTTCCTCTGTAATGCATGGTAACTTCATAAAAATTGTTCTTTCCCTTTAGCATGGCGGTAATCTGCCGCAGAAAGCAGCGGATTCCGAAGTAAGTACCCGCCGCAATAAAAATCAACCGGTAAAAGGGTATGGCTTTCTGACCATTTCCTCTAAGAATCTGTTCTATATAATAGCCGGCCTTCGTATGCTGATATAGGGCATCCATTATGCCTGCCGTTGTTACTGCAGCCAGATAAAGAGCACATACTGCTTTCCCTATTTCCTTTGGTCTTTTTACGTCGAAAGCCGTCATCACCATCAGGGTGCTCACCGCCAGATAGGTTATTACCATCTCAAGCCACAGGGGTAAAAATGGAAAAGCGGCAGCAAACACAGCCCAAGCTGCCCCCAAAATAGCCCCAAGAATCATTCTCCACCATATGAGACGATACTTCATCCCCCGCCTGACAATGGATAATACCAGGAAATCCATGGCAAAATTAGTTAAGAACAACACATCAATATACAGGTTTATTTCCGTCGCCGCTTTCACCTCCCGCCCTGTACGAACATTATAGCCAGTAAGCCATTCAGAATTTGTCAAAACCATGGGGATGATTCCAATTTTTTATCGCCTTTTTCCATCCTGCCACGGCATTTGCCGACAGATTCTTACAGACCACACGTTCCCCTTTTGTCCATTCCTCCTCTCTTCCTGACAAATGGACAA
This genomic stretch from Lacrimispora sphenoides harbors:
- the sigE gene encoding RNA polymerase sporulation sigma factor SigE translates to MIIKVSVPNRFQFKAIPTFKTLMMPSKGEVHYIGGADILPPPLDNEKEAQIIALLGSDDDQRAKSELIEHNLRLVVYIAKKFDNTSVGVEDLISIGTIGLIKAINTFNPNKNIKLATYASRCIENEILMYLRRNNKTKMEVSIDEPLNVDWDGNELLLSDILGTEEDVIYKDLETEVERNLLNTAISRLSPRERKIVELRFGLTDEEGEEMTQKEVADLLGISQSYISRLEKKIMKRLKKEIVRFE
- a CDS encoding sigma-E processing peptidase SpoIIGA; this translates as MVLTNSEWLTGYNVRTGREVKAATEINLYIDVLFLTNFAMDFLVLSIVRRGMKYRLIWWRMILGAILGAAWAVFAAAFPFLPLWLEMVITYLAVSTLMVMTAFDVKRPKEIGKAVCALYLAAVTTAGIMDALYQHTKAGYYIEQILRGNGQKAIPFYRLIFIAAGTYFGIRCFLRQITAMLKGKNNFYEVTMHYRGKKKVVTALLDTGNRLYEPVSRRAVHVVTYEAVRELCESVSEVVYIPYGSVGKSDGMLPGIFLDEMEVRQGDEVKVIERPLVAVSKKTLSVNGEYQMLLHEE